One Phyllopteryx taeniolatus isolate TA_2022b chromosome 3, UOR_Ptae_1.2, whole genome shotgun sequence genomic window, ATATCTTAAATGACAAATGCATTCAAATAGAAGAACACAGAAACAGTGGCTTCTACGATTaggcaagaataaagtcatggaATGGCATCAAAATGTTACGAAACtaagctttcattttagaggAATAAACCTATATTACGAGAAATaagattacaagaaaaaaagtcttaatctTATGTGAATACAATTATAATATTATGAAACTAATGAATTCTAAAATTGCCAGAAAataccaaaagaaaaaagtcataattttgtgtgaaaaaaaaacatttaaaaaagtacattttgataTGAATTCAAGTCAAGTTTTAACCTTGTAGCCTTGTATTTTAAGGGTaggcaccggaactcagcattttgcgACAAAAAGTACAGCACCAgtgatttatatttatatattttttttaaatggatggaaccaaatgctataaaacgttgattcctttcctcactcaccgatgaggcacaaggttagtgtttgtgatactatgagacaacgtttatgtgaattttgtcccaaattcattgtgatgtaaagttggtACAGTGCAaatttagctcaatgttaagctttttttttctgtcatcggctcttacgttggttgtAAGACTAAaatgttcttcttttcctttcggcttgtcccgttaggggtcgccacagcgtgtcatccttttccatgtaagtctatctcctgcatcctcctctcgaacaccaactgccctcatgtcttccctcacgacatccatccaccttctctttggtcttcctctagctctcttgcctggcagctccatcctcatcatccttctaccaatatactcactatttctcctctggacgtgtccaaaccatcgaagtctgctctctctaactttgtcaccaaaacatcgaaccttggctgtccctctgatgagctcatttctaattttatccaacctggtcactccgagagcgaacctcaacatcttcatttccgccacctccagctctgcttcctgttgtatcttcagtgccactgtctctaatccgtacatcatggctggtctcaccactgttttataaactttgcccttcatcctaacagagactcttctgtcacataacacacctgacaccttcttccacccgttccaacctgcttggacccgtttctttcgcttcctgaccacactcaccattgttctggatggttgaccccaagtatttaaagtcctccacccttgctctgtcttctccctgtagcctcactctcaccccaccacccctctcattcatgcacatatattctgtcttactttggctaatcttcattcctctgctttccagggCACGCCGCCATcattctaactgttcctccacctgctccctgctttcactgcagatcacaatgttatctgaaaacatcatggtccaccgggatttcagtctaacctcatctgtcagcctatccatcaccactgcaaacaggctcagggctgatccctgatgcagttccacctccaccttatatttgtctgtcacacctcaccactgttctgctaaaataaacgctaaaaatcatcagtgcaaaagtgcaaccaaccgtttacttTGTTAGCGGTCTCAAtattggcatagacgtattttattgtttcactcacccaattgactgagagttgacttcactgaagctccacaCCGTGTCGGGTGAGGCTCTGAGCACGTCAGACACTACACATAGTGAAAgcttcctttgcacaatataatcttattccaagggttgcactgaggcgactggtcattaataaaaaaaaaaaaaagttaagacacacttttgtttgccgccgCCATTGGGCATAAGCACATCTTTGTGCGTgtttcttcttcattggttttctccacttcttcattggtttttgccacttcttcattggggccggcggaccaggcatcgaaactgggaaccaagaATTCCGCGATAACCAGaacattagtcccggttccaattgtttctcgattctcgatgcccaaccctaatgacAAATATCAAGTGTGACCTCAGGCATGTACTTACCGCTGCATCTTGCTGGTTGTTGTTGACTTTGAGGGCATCAATCACCTGCTTTTCCTCAAAGCCCATCTCCATGAGAGCAAACACAGCCTGGAAAACAGAGGCGTAGGGTGAAGAGGAAGTAAGGTGGGTGGCACAagtttgtttaataataatgacaaaaaggCACACACTCTCGAGTCAGGCCTGAACTCCCTTTTCCTGCGAATCCTCTTGAAAATCTCCGTAAGCTCATCTTGTCTGCTGTTGCTCTCCTCCGTGCCGGACAGGCTGCGTCGCAATGCGGACGAGCACGATGGTGTTCTGGAGGAGCCCGAAGCTGACGGGCCGGCTGTGGCAGCGGAGTTAGCGTTCGTGGCGGCTCCTGTGGCAGCAACAGAAGAATCTTGACTGTGCAGCAGCGTGTCCACGGAGGGGTCGTCAACATGCTCGATCAGCCATTCCATGGCCTGAGTCACCGACatgctgtgtatttaaaaaaaacaaaaaaaaaaacaacacgcaACATCAATGAGCTGAACAAAAAGCAGCACAAAGTGAGTGTGAAAGCGTGACCGCAGAATGGAACACCAAAGCCTGTAAATGAACCACAGTTTCAGGAAAAAGTTGCAGAGACTggagtgaaagtaaaaaaaaatgacagtagtCTGATacttaaatatgaaaaatgagCACAGAGCATGACAAAGTGTGAAAGCAATGTGCTACATAACAAAATTAATGAAGCACAGTGACCCGACTAAGAAGCACAAACAGTTACACGAGCGTAGGGttgcagctattgaatattttttagaatcgattattctaccGGCGGCACgctgaaagactggttagcacatctgcctcacagttctgaggaccggggttcaaactccctgcctgtgtggagtttgcatgttctccccgtgcctgcgtgggttttctccgggcactccggtttcctcccacatcccaaaaacaagcgtggtcggttaaatgaagactataaatttcccgtacgtgtgaatgtgagtgcgaatagttatttgtttctatgtgccctgtgattggctggcgaccacttcagggtgtaccccgcttctcgcccggagatagctgggataggctccagcacgcccgcgacccgagtgaggctaaagcggtacagaaaatggatggattattctaCCCATCATCCCAGCATTTATTCGAGGAGTcggaaaaaaatgttaacttttaAACAACactaccaatacaaaatatgcatgtgaggtgcaggtattaatTTTTTCCACTTGGGGTCGCTATCCTAACATCCTACACTGAAGTATCTCTGACTTTGAATCCGTCTGGCTTTAATAAGCGGGGCCTAGTCTGGCAAGTGACCTCTGTGTCAGAGAATGAGGGTGCACTTGGCTGTTGTTAGCTCAGGTTAGCCAGTCTACACGTTAAGTCCCTCGGAGTCAGTTATGGCCGTTGCAGCTAGTGTATGAATGGGCTTATTACGTGcttattttgtttaatgtttgtaCAATAAAGCGATTAAGTGAAACGGCAGcggtgtctatccttgaccacccGTGGAGGCATTAAAATACGGTCCAAGTAGCGGTGTtagacttttttaaaattggctAACAATGTTTACGATACCTTATGTCAGCAATCGTAGAGGTGCTGTTGTGTAAGCCAGTTATGCCTTGCAGTATACACATTAcattgaatctttttttaaatgtgaaccaatcccaaactttggacattctctcaTTTACATACGCTTTGCCATCACGCCAACTTATTTCTACTTGAGTCTTCAGCAACACTAGTCCGTAtggaaaaatgatcactgcAAAGCTTCGAGGTGGAGATTTTGCTtcgactttttttgtcatcaaattAGATGAAGCCCTcaatttacgaacgagttccgttcctacgctggcgacgtaacccaaatttccgcgtaagtcggattcaccgttaaagtcgaaatttacgtcgaaatacttctgttacgggtgttatcccacgtgattgtgacagcaacctcagtgtgtgtgggtgtgtccgTCGATATGTGAGTgcgcagaaacactatggtgccgGGGACAAAATGGCGAGCTAGGCACGGGCGttgtaaagtcgaaacgtcgtaggtcgagtttcctcgtaactcgaggacttcctgtattcaaGTCATTTGAATGATCGTTGCAGCCCTACCGTAGTGCACTAAAAAATAAGCAACGTGACCAGCAGAAGAAGCACAGAGCGAGATTGTGCAAAGCCTGACTGCAGTGTAACACAATAGtgtgaaaaagaagcacaggcttgaaaaagaagcacagcaTGCTGGCAAAGTGTGATAGCTACACAAAAGTCTGATAAACCACAAGCGTGCAATACAAAAAAGCCTAAAATCTAGGAGCCGTAAGTGCTGACTCATCCCAATTTGAGACTCACTGGTTGAGTCTGAGGGCTTTGATTGCTCTGTTCTCAGGGAAGCCCATCTCGGTGAGCTGCTGGAGGGCCGCGTTGTCCACGCGAtcttcctcgtcctcgtccAACATGTCTGAGGGAAGAGCGGAGCACAGACGCGGGTTAACGAGAGGGGCTATGTCCATGTTTTTAATTCATAGGGGTACGGTGTGCTACCATTGGCCTTTTTAAAAAGCTCCACGGCATCAGGGTTCAAGGCCAGTAGCTTCTGGGCCACTTCAATGAGGGACACCAGGATCTTTCGGAGCTCAGTCTGAAACTAGACAACAAAATGAATGATGGTCAAATGAGGACGAAGACAATTACAAAAGGCCGGAGATGTTGCTGCAAACCTCCAGGTGTGTTGATGTAATTAAATGACACATTACGTGTACAAACAGGAGCGGACACTCGGGCAGCACGGTAATGCGGCTAACGAGAATTCCGGACTACTTTGAGTAACTTTTGCTCGGCGTGGAACGTGGAGTGCCCACTAAATTACGTAATACTGCGATGTGACTTGATGTAAAGTggactaccgtaatttctcgtgtataatgcacattttccccccacccccccaaaattgtcaaaagtcaatagtgcacattatacatacgtataagggaaaataaaaaaaacttcacaatTTATAAatctatgccgccatctagaggttatgaaaaagctgtacactttcattccaatatgccactacCACCTAgcggttatgagaaaggtgtacactttcattctaatatgcaaccgccacctagaggttatgaaaaaggtgtagcctacactttcattccaaaatgacaggggtacgcatgactgcatatatgtacagttgtgctcataactTATTtcctcctttatttttttaaaatatgactgatgactgtacaacaaccatcattaatttctttatggttatgttttgtttaatgatgcttttctgaaatgctcgacaatttaatttgaatcccattgaaataaaattaaatgtgcatcgcttggcccttcatgttttctttaaagaattatacccatcttacaaattctgcctgggtagtcaaacatatgagcacaactgtgtgttttcctaaaaaaagtagggctgtgaattaaCTAAGGAGCCGGTACAACCATTAgtactagcactagcttgcgaggctacataacattttgttgcctttcTTGCGAGCCaaatcgtattaaaagtatgtgaacatacctagAGCAAGCATTAAACGAACaccctctcccgagcaccgatgaccaccaacacacgtttttcccctttttgttcttacaaataCACgacgcgatccattattgttgtcgtcgccatggtaacgagtgtatccagccgcgtttgagttgacaagataaagcccagtgatcgtaaaagacggggtgcggtggtatcagaatacaagattttattgcagtcgtctgtcagtccaatcgtgaaagaccaaatttgtcttgtcgtctgatccaggcattacgtgttgtctgacCCACACCGCAGACATAactattggttgtcagatatttacagtaccacacgacaaggctaaaaatacactagcttttggattcaaatatactgtacacgatggagacacggagtaaatgtcttttgcggagctgaaCAATGACAAAgccaatcagccgatcagcataaaatgttaatcatcagccgataccgatcaggccgatcacaTCAGtgtaatcgcagggcacatacaaacaaacaaccattcgcactcacattcacacctacgggcaatttagagttgtcaattaacctaccatgcatccttttgggatgtgggatgaaaccggagtgcccggagaaaacccgcgcaggcacggggagaacatgcaaactccacacaggcggggccagggattgaaccctcagaactgtgaggcagacgctctaaccagtcggccaccatgccgcacCTCAGTTCACAAAGTATCAAAAGACTAACTCTGGGTgtatgttttgccttttttgcaAGCGGGCAGCCTCAAAAAGGGGCTAAGAGAAGAGGAATGAGTAAGGGCTTACGTCTCTGATATTGTGCTG contains:
- the ubac1 gene encoding ubiquitin-associated domain-containing protein 1 isoform X3 gives rise to the protein MFVQEEKMFPGKVLKIHICAVDGAEWLEEITEDSTVEKLKEKCLKHCVHGNLDDPKTLTHHKLIHAATERVLSDTKTVADESLKDKDVLLLIKKRPPPTPPKMSEVCAEEKKKQDNKAPDKDAILKATANLSTRHTDRTVTQHNIRDFQTELRKILVSLIEVAQKLLALNPDAVELFKKANDMLDEDEEDRVDNAALQQLTEMGFPENRAIKALRLNHMSVTQAMEWLIEHVDDPSVDTLLHSQDSSVAATGAATNANSAATAGPSASGSSRTPSCSSALRRSLSGTEESNSRQDELTEIFKRIRRKREFRPDSRAVFALMEMGFEEKQVIDALKVNNNQQDAACEWLLGDKKPSAEDLDKGIDTNSPLFQAILENPVVQLGLTNPKTLLE
- the ubac1 gene encoding ubiquitin-associated domain-containing protein 1 isoform X4, which translates into the protein MFVQEEKMFPGKVLKIHICAVDGAEWLEEITEDSTVEKLKEKCLKHCVHGNLDDPKTLTHHKLIHAATERVLSDTKTVADESLKDKDVLLLIKKRPPPTPPKMSEVCAEEKKKQDNKAPDKDAILKATANLSTRHTDRTVTQHNIRDFQTELRKILVSLIEVAQKLLALNPDAVELFKKANDMLDEDEEDRVDNAALQQLTEMGFPENRAIKALRLNHMSVTQAMEWLIEHVDDPSVDTLLHSQDSSVAATGAATNANSAATAGPSASGSSRTPSCSSALRRSLSGTEESNSRQDELTEIFKRIRRKREFRPDSRAVFALMEMGFEEKQVIDALKVNNNQQDAAHSRTCWRTP